The genomic region CTTCTCGCGTTCGTTACTGGACGGTAGTGATAACCCATTCTTTCGTACCATGCTCCTGCGTGACGGCGAAATGCAGCGACACACGTGTTGTCAACGCTACCGGCTTCCTGATGTACAACGTTGCGGCAATTGCACGCTGAATCCCGTTTAAACCAGCGTCTTCTCGTTTACAGTCAGACCAGTCTGTGGCAGCTTTATTCGCTCCGAAAAAGGGGAAAAAGCATGGGCCTGGAGTCAGTAAAACAGTTCTTTGCTGAACACGCACCTGAGATTGGCATTATTGAACTGGCGGAAAGCACCGCAACGGTCGAGCTGGCCGCACGCGCCCACCGCGTTGAACTGGGGCAAATCGCTAAAACGCTCTCATTAAAGATAAAAGACCGCGTGATCCTTATTGTTACGCGAGGCGATGCCCGACTGGACAATCGTAAACTAAAAGAGGTGATGGGTTCCAAAGCACGGATGTTAAGCAGCGATGAAGTGCTTAACTGGGCCGGTCATCCCGTTGGCGGCGTTTGTCCGTTTGGACTGGAAAACCCGCTACAGGTGCTTTGCGATATTTCGCTACGCCACTATGAAGAAGTGCTGCCCGCCGCAGGATCGGCTCGCAGCGCGGTACGAATTTCACCTGAAAAAATGGATACATTAACCCACACCAACTGGGTTGATGTCTGCCTGCTACCAGAATCATCCTGACGAAAGCGGATCGGGCGATCCGCTGTGCTTTATTTCGCCTGACGACGCCAGTCGTTTGCCGAAATTTCAATTTATCGTGTTTCACGACCAAAGACCACGAAGACAGCGATCAATACCACCACGGTTCCGGCAACAATCGCCATCTCCAGACCGTAATTGCCACCATGCGCCTCTGCGATTTGCGATTTGCGATTTGCGATTACAGGGTAGCGTTGACCGACGCAATTAAGTTTCCTAACTGATAGACGAACCCCGGTAACACGGCACGCGTATCGGCCGGGACAAGCTCGGTAAGGTAGGTGGGTATCACGCCCAAGCGCCCTGGACTATAAACTGCATCAGAAAAGCGCCCAGGACGATGGTAAATGACCCGGAGGAAAACGCCCATAGTGGCAACACCGGTAGCACCAACAGAGCGCAAAAATAATCGCTTTCTTACGCTCTATTTTCTCCGACAACGTGCCAAAAAAACGCCGCCCAGCATGGCC from Erwinia tracheiphila harbors:
- a CDS encoding YbaK/EbsC family protein: MGLESVKQFFAEHAPEIGIIELAESTATVELAARAHRVELGQIAKTLSLKIKDRVILIVTRGDARLDNRKLKEVMGSKARMLSSDEVLNWAGHPVGGVCPFGLENPLQVLCDISLRHYEEVLPAAGSARSAVRISPEKMDTLTHTNWVDVCLLPESS